One window from the genome of Kiritimatiellia bacterium encodes:
- a CDS encoding TlpA family protein disulfide reductase produces MKSMFFSMLVALLTFSKAFALEVGEKAPPVQVDLWLNGEPVNPAEPDGETLYVIEFWATWCPPCRKSIPHLNELNEKWKDKNVVIVGITDEPEETVKPFAEKMQMAYRVGVDTNRATVDEYMKDVSGIPHAFVVDREGVVVWSGHPMSGLEETVDQLLEGSFNMEAAQSLQKIEEELQELVMSGEYEKAAAKAEELIEQGHARMEYFQMWLGLLAQTGDTARFPDIYRRMQAAFENDADALNTLAWIACTSPFSMCDLGIAHQAATRAVALSERKIASHLDTLARVHYAAGMLDEAVNIQREAIQTAGSDKEERTDLEEVLAYYLAAIEVREAMAAVAAPAPTP; encoded by the coding sequence ATGAAATCCATGTTCTTCAGCATGCTGGTCGCGTTACTGACTTTCTCCAAGGCCTTTGCGCTTGAAGTCGGCGAGAAGGCTCCGCCCGTCCAGGTTGACCTGTGGTTGAATGGCGAACCGGTCAATCCCGCGGAACCGGACGGCGAAACGCTTTACGTGATCGAGTTCTGGGCTACATGGTGTCCGCCCTGCCGGAAATCCATCCCCCATCTCAACGAGCTCAATGAAAAATGGAAGGACAAGAACGTCGTGATCGTCGGCATCACGGATGAGCCCGAGGAGACCGTCAAGCCGTTCGCAGAAAAGATGCAGATGGCCTACCGCGTGGGGGTGGACACCAATCGTGCTACCGTGGATGAGTACATGAAAGACGTCTCCGGCATCCCGCACGCCTTCGTGGTGGACCGGGAGGGCGTGGTGGTCTGGTCCGGTCATCCGATGTCCGGGCTGGAGGAAACGGTGGACCAACTGCTGGAGGGCTCGTTCAACATGGAGGCGGCGCAGTCGCTCCAGAAGATCGAGGAGGAGCTTCAAGAGCTCGTTATGAGCGGGGAGTACGAGAAGGCGGCCGCGAAAGCGGAAGAGCTCATCGAACAGGGCCACGCCAGGATGGAGTATTTCCAGATGTGGCTGGGCCTGCTGGCCCAAACCGGTGACACGGCCCGTTTCCCGGACATCTACCGCCGGATGCAGGCGGCGTTCGAGAACGACGCGGACGCGTTGAACACGCTGGCCTGGATCGCCTGCACCTCCCCTTTTTCCATGTGCGACCTGGGCATCGCGCACCAGGCGGCGACGCGGGCCGTGGCCCTCTCCGAGCGGAAGATCGCCTCGCACCTCGACACACTGGCCCGGGTCCACTATGCGGCGGGCATGCTAGATGAGGCCGTGAACATACAGCGCGAAGCCATCCAGACCGCGGGCAGCGACAAAGAAGAACGGACCGACCTGGAAGAAGTCCTCGCCTACTACCTCGCCGCCATCGAGGTCCGCGAAGCGATGGCCGCCGTTGCCGCGCCCGCACCGACGCCGTAA